The Congregibacter litoralis KT71 genome contains a region encoding:
- a CDS encoding YbcC family protein: protein MTAQKTATVTTLPGSRPPATSVVREALAQAVKRVAPLWSLDHFVAVNPFLGFTEERFEHAARRVSLACDAQLLMPRKFYREALESGRMAQSDIERALSQSAHGDTISLDALLEGLQKERDAQASKALTTCADVAATISGKDWSALIVERVSHWASGYFDAGQASWPSPFRDLRPYEAWRREASIDCSDTVMGLASAQDTIADLPDTPEALCEYALQKLAVPEALLDLYLHRLLASIGGWVAYARYQSWGQELAGESPKWVVDLLAIRLAWELVLMREMATEGAEIAWRRAVQSHVSSADLLRDLNKDEAIDQVLQEAFEHAWQRKAINALAANSSSPDAASARPSAQAVFCIDVRSEVLRRAIEAAGENVETLGFAGFFGLPIEYQPLAGEGREAHCPVLLSPAIAVQESLRGESVEMTNRLSQRIRLRRHLGNGWRAFKNSAVSCFVFVESYGLAYAYKLAAHTLGLSRPEPHPSHRGLPPNLARNLGPQLAPVDGIGEGIGIESQIDFAHSMLKGMSLTEGFARVVMLAGHGSSTTNNAHATGLDCGACGGQTGEASARLAAMILNNPPVRDGLRERGISVPEDTVFVAALHNTTTDAVELFDLDALPDSHKGDISDLQDQLSEAGKQAREERSKLLAFAPGADPLAAMETKSRDWSEVRPEWGLAGCAGFIAAPRRITRNIDLEGQAFLHSYDYRQDPDFSTLELIMSAPMVVASWISLQYYGSTVDNQAFGSGNKTLHNVVGGSLGVLEGNGGDLRVGLPLQSVHDGEKFVHEPRRLSVFLAAPISAINRILDKHPQLQQLVDNGWLKLFAVYDDGKVVARYMGDLQWDAAEADAAPAGVEEA, encoded by the coding sequence ATGACTGCACAAAAAACGGCAACGGTTACCACCCTTCCGGGCAGTCGCCCACCGGCGACAAGCGTCGTCCGCGAAGCGCTGGCGCAAGCGGTCAAGCGGGTCGCACCTCTCTGGTCCCTGGATCATTTTGTGGCGGTAAACCCTTTTCTGGGCTTTACCGAAGAGCGTTTTGAGCATGCGGCACGTCGGGTGTCTCTGGCCTGCGATGCGCAGTTGCTCATGCCCCGAAAGTTCTACCGCGAAGCTCTTGAGTCGGGTCGCATGGCGCAATCAGATATCGAGCGCGCGCTGTCGCAAAGCGCTCATGGAGATACCATCAGTCTTGATGCCCTCCTTGAAGGCCTTCAAAAGGAACGCGATGCCCAAGCCTCCAAAGCCCTCACAACCTGCGCCGACGTGGCGGCGACGATCAGTGGTAAGGATTGGTCGGCGCTCATCGTTGAACGCGTCTCCCACTGGGCATCCGGCTATTTTGATGCGGGACAGGCCAGCTGGCCGTCGCCTTTTCGGGATCTTCGTCCCTACGAGGCCTGGCGTCGCGAAGCGTCCATAGACTGCAGCGATACGGTGATGGGGCTGGCCTCCGCGCAGGACACTATCGCTGATCTACCGGACACTCCCGAGGCCCTGTGTGAGTACGCCCTGCAAAAGCTTGCGGTACCCGAAGCCTTGCTGGATCTTTATCTCCACCGGCTTCTCGCCAGTATCGGCGGCTGGGTGGCCTATGCGCGCTATCAGAGCTGGGGGCAGGAACTGGCAGGAGAATCTCCCAAGTGGGTGGTGGATCTTCTGGCTATCCGTCTCGCCTGGGAGCTTGTGCTCATGCGCGAGATGGCCACAGAGGGCGCCGAGATCGCCTGGCGCCGTGCGGTACAGTCGCATGTGAGCAGCGCTGATCTCCTGCGTGACCTCAACAAAGATGAGGCCATTGATCAGGTGCTGCAGGAGGCCTTCGAGCACGCCTGGCAGCGTAAGGCGATCAATGCGCTGGCAGCAAACAGCAGCAGTCCCGATGCCGCATCCGCCCGACCTTCTGCCCAGGCGGTGTTCTGCATTGACGTGCGTTCTGAGGTATTGCGCAGGGCCATAGAAGCCGCGGGCGAGAATGTCGAGACCCTGGGTTTTGCCGGATTCTTTGGCCTGCCCATCGAGTACCAGCCCCTGGCGGGCGAGGGCCGCGAAGCCCATTGCCCCGTCCTCCTGTCACCCGCGATTGCCGTCCAGGAATCCCTCCGGGGGGAGTCGGTGGAAATGACCAATCGCCTGTCCCAGCGGATTCGCCTGCGCCGGCATCTGGGCAACGGATGGCGGGCCTTCAAAAACTCGGCGGTCTCCTGCTTCGTGTTTGTGGAGAGCTACGGCCTGGCTTACGCTTACAAGCTGGCCGCGCATACCCTGGGTTTGTCGCGTCCCGAGCCCCATCCTTCCCATCGCGGTCTGCCACCGAATCTTGCCCGCAATCTCGGCCCGCAGCTCGCTCCGGTAGATGGTATCGGTGAAGGCATAGGTATTGAGAGTCAGATCGACTTTGCCCACTCCATGCTGAAGGGTATGTCGCTTACGGAGGGCTTTGCCCGGGTGGTGATGCTGGCGGGGCATGGTTCCTCCACGACGAATAACGCGCATGCCACGGGCCTGGACTGTGGTGCCTGCGGTGGACAGACCGGGGAGGCCAGTGCGCGTCTGGCGGCGATGATCCTCAACAATCCGCCGGTTCGCGACGGCCTCCGGGAGCGCGGTATTTCCGTGCCCGAGGACACGGTGTTTGTCGCCGCGCTGCATAACACAACCACCGATGCTGTGGAACTGTTTGACCTGGATGCCTTGCCCGACTCTCACAAGGGCGATATCAGCGACCTTCAGGACCAGCTTTCTGAGGCGGGAAAACAGGCGCGGGAAGAGCGCAGCAAGTTGCTGGCTTTTGCACCGGGTGCCGACCCCCTCGCTGCCATGGAGACCAAAAGTCGCGACTGGAGCGAAGTGCGACCCGAGTGGGGCCTCGCCGGCTGCGCGGGCTTTATTGCGGCTCCCCGGCGCATCACGCGGAACATTGATCTTGAGGGGCAGGCATTCCTCCACTCCTATGACTATCGCCAGGATCCGGACTTCAGCACCCTCGAGCTGATCATGAGTGCACCCATGGTGGTCGCCAGCTGGATCAGTCTTCAGTACTACGGCTCCACGGTAGACAATCAGGCCTTCGGCAGCGGCAACAAAACCCTGCACAATGTGGTTGGGGGGAGCCTGGGCGTTCTTGAAGGGAATGGCGGCGATCTTCGCGTAGGGCTACCCCTGCAGTCCGTGCACGACGGGGAGAAGTTTGTCCACGAGCCCCGTCGTCTATCGGTGTTTCTGGCAGCGCCCATCTCAGCGATCAACCGGATTCTGGATAAGCATCCCCAATTGCAGCAGCTTGTGGACAACGGATGGCTTAAACTCTTTGCTGTGTATGATGATGGCAAGGTAGTCGCCCGGTATATGGGCGACCTGCAGTGGGACGCTGCAGAAGCCGATGCCGCGCCAGCGGGGGTCGAGGAGGCCTGA
- a CDS encoding universal stress protein — MKQFRDILVYAESDDQGCLEQVVAVAKAHSAAITVCEVVEPAPQMQDNRGVIERVSKLRWSRAFQRLRRICDLFASHTVIDYSVFTGVPFVTITEQVVQQDFDLVVHISEPVQMASGIGLNATGMHLMRKCPCTVWALHPERERHSSDVVLALDRELASGTRAAEAFAMTLADAALGLAQTRDGNVHVLHAWQAYGAELLDDPELELTDSERQVYRRQQQGDSEQWFKRIVQRIESIADDPVRVKAHLIEGMAVPTVEELVERTDSGMLVLGTVGTSANPGVLIGATTESILAGGNIPVLALKPPGFVSPLMLARQA, encoded by the coding sequence TTGAAACAATTCAGAGATATCCTGGTTTACGCTGAGTCTGATGATCAGGGGTGCCTGGAGCAGGTAGTCGCCGTTGCCAAAGCCCACAGTGCCGCAATCACGGTGTGCGAGGTGGTCGAGCCAGCGCCGCAAATGCAGGATAACCGGGGTGTCATTGAGCGGGTCAGCAAGCTGCGCTGGTCCCGCGCTTTTCAGCGCCTGCGACGCATCTGCGATTTATTTGCCAGTCACACGGTGATTGATTACTCGGTGTTTACCGGTGTGCCCTTTGTCACCATCACCGAGCAGGTGGTGCAGCAGGATTTTGATCTCGTGGTGCATATCAGCGAGCCCGTGCAGATGGCCAGCGGCATTGGCCTGAACGCCACGGGCATGCACCTGATGCGTAAATGCCCCTGTACCGTCTGGGCCCTCCACCCCGAGCGGGAGCGCCACAGCAGCGACGTGGTGCTGGCTCTGGATAGAGAGCTGGCCAGTGGCACCCGGGCAGCAGAAGCCTTTGCCATGACCCTGGCGGATGCCGCTCTGGGTCTGGCGCAGACCCGCGATGGCAATGTGCATGTGCTTCACGCCTGGCAGGCATACGGCGCGGAGCTTCTGGATGATCCCGAACTGGAGCTCACGGACAGCGAGCGGCAGGTGTATCGTCGCCAACAGCAGGGCGACAGCGAGCAATGGTTCAAGCGCATTGTGCAGCGCATTGAGAGCATTGCTGATGACCCCGTGAGGGTTAAGGCGCATCTGATTGAGGGGATGGCCGTGCCCACGGTAGAGGAACTGGTGGAGCGTACGGATTCGGGTATGTTGGTGCTGGGTACCGTGGGTACCTCGGCGAACCCGGGCGTTCTCATCGGGGCGACGACCGAGTCCATCCTTGCCGGCGGCAATATTCCCGTGCTGGCACTCAAGCCCCCGGGCTTTGTCTCGCCCCTGATGCTGGCCCGTCAGGCTTGA
- a CDS encoding LysR family transcriptional regulator: MQLNFKHLKYFWTVAHEGSLARASEVLHISTPALSVQIQKLEEQLGHPLFDRKGRQLVLNEAGRVALDYADTIFTAGADLVGSMRGIDSRASKVIRIGAMATLSRNFQVSFLSPLLTREDLDIVVRSDGLSVLMKELEDLQLDVLLVNTPPTVSHDIPWLTHLIDEQAVSIVGSPSRVAPDIDIKELLTTQPLILPSEASSIRNNFDAWLDRMNIQPRIVAEVDDMAMIRLLARADHGIAVVPPIVVRDELDSGLLVEAKHFDALSESFYAITLKRRFDNPLVRELLDEHYQVSRVS, from the coding sequence ATGCAATTGAATTTTAAGCATTTGAAGTACTTCTGGACCGTAGCCCATGAGGGTAGCCTGGCTCGCGCATCGGAGGTTCTGCATATCAGCACACCGGCTCTATCGGTGCAGATACAGAAACTGGAGGAGCAGCTGGGCCACCCGCTATTCGATCGCAAAGGCCGCCAGCTGGTGCTCAATGAAGCCGGTCGCGTCGCGCTGGATTACGCCGACACCATATTCACCGCCGGCGCTGACCTGGTGGGCAGCATGCGCGGCATCGATTCCCGGGCCAGCAAAGTCATCCGCATTGGCGCCATGGCCACCCTCTCCCGTAATTTCCAGGTGAGCTTTTTATCGCCTCTCCTCACCCGGGAGGATCTCGATATTGTGGTGCGCTCTGACGGACTCTCGGTGCTCATGAAGGAGCTCGAGGATCTGCAGCTGGATGTGCTCCTGGTGAACACGCCGCCTACGGTCAGCCACGACATCCCCTGGCTGACACACCTCATTGATGAACAGGCGGTGAGTATTGTGGGGAGTCCGTCGCGCGTTGCCCCGGACATCGACATCAAAGAGCTGCTGACGACTCAGCCCCTGATTCTTCCCTCGGAGGCGAGCAGCATTCGCAACAATTTTGACGCCTGGCTGGATCGCATGAACATCCAGCCCCGCATCGTGGCGGAGGTTGATGACATGGCCATGATCCGTCTCCTGGCGCGCGCGGATCATGGCATTGCCGTGGTGCCGCCCATTGTCGTCCGGGACGAATTGGACAGCGGCCTGCTCGTCGAGGCAAAGCATTTCGACGCGTTGAGCGAGAGCTTCTATGCCATCACTTTAAAACGCCGCTTCGATAACCCCCTGGTGCGGGAGCTCCTTGACGAGCACTATCAGGTCAGCCGCGTAAGCTGA
- a CDS encoding proton-conducting transporter transmembrane domain-containing protein: protein MNPSLATPLAAPLHLLLAAMFAGVPITWLVTAFFCQKGDDYRQARARFLSLAGGIAAMIFSLGAILLLSLHGPTTLYAPGIFAEVFSVRIDAVSVAMTTLVSFVGLVVLRFSHSYLMGDARQADFLRFLMQTLAAVSVVVMAGNVILLVAGWISMSLSLHRLLVFYPDRPRAQLAAHKKFIIARGSDLALALAVGLMVAATGSTDIALIASAAQDSADVFSAAPALLLVLAALLKSAQFPTHGWIAEVMEAPTPVSALLHAGIVNAGGFLIIRFADVIASSGVALYALLLVGGMTALFGSLVMLTQRSVKGALAYSTVAQMGFMLLQCGLGAFSSAMLHIIAHSLYKAHAFLSSGSMVDVARGNGFPSKAAPVRPALILLSLFIAGGIFAIWSTVVGITIATKPAIVGLGAILVFGAMHLVIQSSRGQGSALVLFRASSTAAVVAGLYFTLQALAVLVFEGSVPEAGKLDAVQFALMMLMLGTFGAVTVLQWYLPSARSNARWQAFWVHLSNGFYVNQLFNQFIALPRVSGEANR, encoded by the coding sequence ATGAATCCTTCTCTCGCAACACCTCTTGCGGCGCCCCTTCACCTGCTCCTCGCAGCGATGTTTGCCGGTGTGCCCATCACCTGGCTGGTCACAGCCTTCTTTTGCCAGAAAGGCGATGACTACCGTCAGGCCCGTGCGCGGTTTCTCAGTCTAGCGGGCGGTATTGCGGCAATGATCTTTTCTCTTGGAGCGATCCTCCTCCTGTCCCTCCACGGACCGACAACGCTTTATGCCCCGGGCATTTTCGCCGAGGTCTTCTCCGTGCGTATTGATGCAGTGAGTGTCGCCATGACCACTCTGGTGAGCTTTGTAGGCCTGGTGGTGCTGCGCTTCAGCCATAGCTATCTCATGGGCGACGCGCGGCAGGCGGACTTTCTGCGCTTTCTCATGCAGACCCTGGCGGCGGTGAGCGTTGTGGTGATGGCGGGGAACGTGATCCTCCTTGTGGCTGGCTGGATCTCCATGAGTCTGTCCCTGCACCGGTTGCTGGTTTTTTACCCCGATCGTCCACGAGCCCAGTTGGCAGCGCACAAAAAGTTCATCATCGCCCGGGGCAGCGATCTTGCCCTGGCCCTGGCCGTTGGGCTCATGGTGGCTGCTACGGGCTCTACGGATATCGCGCTTATCGCCAGCGCAGCGCAGGACAGCGCCGACGTGTTTTCGGCGGCTCCGGCGCTGTTGCTGGTGCTGGCCGCACTGCTTAAGTCCGCACAGTTTCCCACCCACGGCTGGATCGCCGAAGTGATGGAGGCGCCTACGCCCGTATCCGCATTGCTCCACGCCGGCATCGTGAATGCGGGCGGTTTTCTGATTATCCGCTTTGCCGATGTGATTGCCTCCAGCGGCGTGGCGCTTTACGCCTTACTGCTGGTGGGTGGGATGACAGCATTGTTTGGCTCCCTGGTGATGCTGACCCAGCGCAGTGTCAAAGGCGCTCTCGCGTACTCCACGGTGGCTCAGATGGGCTTTATGCTCCTCCAATGCGGCCTGGGTGCCTTCTCTTCCGCCATGCTGCACATCATTGCCCACTCTCTGTATAAGGCCCATGCCTTTTTGTCTTCGGGCAGCATGGTGGATGTCGCCCGGGGTAATGGCTTCCCGTCCAAGGCAGCCCCGGTTCGGCCGGCACTCATTCTCCTGAGCCTGTTCATTGCCGGCGGTATCTTCGCCATCTGGAGCACCGTGGTGGGCATCACCATCGCCACCAAGCCCGCCATTGTTGGCCTGGGTGCCATCCTGGTCTTCGGGGCCATGCACCTGGTGATTCAGTCCAGCCGCGGCCAGGGTTCTGCCCTGGTGTTGTTCCGGGCCAGTTCTACGGCGGCGGTGGTGGCCGGTTTGTACTTCACCCTGCAGGCGCTCGCGGTGCTGGTGTTTGAGGGCAGCGTCCCCGAAGCGGGCAAGCTGGACGCGGTGCAGTTCGCCTTGATGATGCTCATGCTGGGCACCTTTGGCGCCGTCACGGTCCTGCAGTGGTATCTCCCCTCGGCGCGCAGCAATGCCCGCTGGCAGGCGTTCTGGGTGCATCTTTCCAACGGCTTTTATGTCAACCAGCTCTTTAACCAGTTCATCGCCCTGCCGCGAGTAAGCGGCGAGGCTAACCGATGA
- a CDS encoding hydroxymethylglutaryl-CoA reductase, whose amino-acid sequence MSKSIPRDGADDYSPEIIEKRQRFIEETTGATLDHTKQFSFDAQEMAGNIENMFGVVQVPIGVAGPLLVNGEHAQGEFYVPMATVEGTMLASYNRGMKVIREAGGVMTTVVGQAMQRAPCFVFRNSRDARDFEQWLVENFPKIKEVAESTTSVGKLDEIEHYCAHNFVYTRFDYSTGDAAGQNMTSRATFVACEWIRENYPALKNYLLSGNFDTEKRTSSVNLLKNRGKRVTAEITIPREVLERNLRITPEAMHYGQGITTIASFLTNSSNNAAHPANGLAALYLATGQDIANIGESNQCTTYNRVTREGDYHFSITLPCVIVASYGGGTNLPTQRECLKMMDCHGQGKALKLAEIAAALVVAGELSLGAATRVDKKTRQNEWVDAHERLGRNR is encoded by the coding sequence ATGAGCAAATCCATCCCCAGAGACGGTGCCGACGATTACAGCCCGGAGATTATCGAGAAGCGCCAGCGTTTTATCGAGGAGACCACGGGGGCAACCCTGGATCACACCAAACAGTTTTCCTTTGACGCTCAGGAAATGGCCGGAAACATCGAAAACATGTTCGGCGTGGTGCAGGTGCCCATCGGCGTCGCCGGACCTTTGCTGGTAAACGGCGAGCACGCTCAGGGTGAGTTCTACGTGCCCATGGCCACGGTAGAAGGCACCATGTTGGCCAGCTACAACCGGGGAATGAAAGTGATTCGCGAAGCGGGCGGTGTGATGACCACCGTCGTGGGTCAGGCCATGCAACGGGCGCCCTGCTTTGTTTTTCGCAACTCCCGCGACGCCCGGGACTTTGAGCAGTGGCTGGTAGAGAATTTCCCGAAAATCAAGGAAGTTGCCGAAAGCACCACCTCCGTGGGTAAGCTCGACGAGATCGAGCACTACTGCGCGCACAATTTCGTCTACACCCGCTTTGATTACAGCACCGGTGACGCAGCGGGCCAGAACATGACCAGCCGTGCAACCTTTGTCGCCTGTGAGTGGATCCGCGAAAACTACCCGGCGCTGAAAAACTATCTGCTATCCGGTAACTTCGATACGGAAAAACGCACCTCCTCCGTTAATCTTCTGAAAAACCGCGGTAAGCGAGTGACCGCAGAAATCACGATCCCCCGGGAAGTACTCGAGCGAAACCTGCGCATCACCCCGGAAGCCATGCACTACGGTCAGGGCATTACGACCATCGCGTCCTTTCTGACCAACAGCTCCAACAACGCGGCCCACCCGGCAAACGGACTCGCAGCGCTGTATCTGGCAACGGGACAGGATATCGCCAACATCGGCGAGTCTAATCAGTGCACGACCTACAACCGCGTCACCCGGGAAGGCGACTACCACTTCTCCATCACCCTGCCCTGTGTGATTGTTGCCAGCTATGGCGGCGGCACCAATCTCCCCACGCAGCGCGAATGCCTGAAGATGATGGACTGTCACGGTCAGGGTAAGGCCCTGAAACTGGCGGAAATCGCAGCGGCACTGGTGGTCGCCGGCGAACTGTCTCTCGGTGCGGCGACGCGTGTCGATAAGAAGACCCGACAGAACGAATGGGTAGATGCTCACGAACGACTGGGACGCAACCGCTGA
- a CDS encoding Lrp/AsnC family transcriptional regulator — protein sequence MSKKLDKTERRILEVLQQDGRTSNVELAQAVGLSESPCLRRVRGLEEQGVIAGYSATLNQRSLGLQVTAFVQVQLEKHDDQKTQDFLVQVAREEHIIECHAMSGAYDYLLKVVAQSMDHFSEIAMQGILQFPGVKGIESSFSLLTVKQAAPLPIGD from the coding sequence ATGTCAAAAAAGCTGGATAAAACCGAGCGTCGCATTTTGGAGGTGCTGCAGCAGGATGGCCGCACGTCCAACGTTGAATTGGCCCAGGCCGTGGGATTGTCAGAATCACCCTGCCTGCGACGGGTTCGGGGACTGGAGGAACAGGGGGTGATCGCCGGCTACAGTGCCACCCTCAATCAGCGAAGTCTGGGCCTCCAGGTGACGGCCTTTGTACAGGTGCAATTGGAAAAACACGACGATCAGAAGACTCAGGACTTTCTCGTGCAGGTGGCCCGGGAGGAGCACATCATCGAATGCCACGCCATGAGTGGCGCCTACGACTATTTACTTAAAGTGGTGGCCCAGAGCATGGATCATTTTTCGGAAATCGCCATGCAGGGCATCCTGCAATTTCCGGGGGTCAAAGGGATCGAGTCCAGCTTCAGCCTCCTGACGGTGAAGCAGGCGGCCCCCCTGCCCATCGGTGACTAA
- a CDS encoding D-2-hydroxyacid dehydrogenase, translated as MHVAVVSSRVDALEEVFAGALKPHIPEGVTLRFYADSDALDDWGRGAEIALGAPDVLAPLLERMPHLRWVQSTWAGVTPFFDVPRRDYQLTGVKDIFGASMSEYCLGWVLALERSILSHAQAVSWQPRIDRGLSALRVGIAGVGSIGVAVARAFQPFVQEIRGLNSDGRAVAGCDRCFATSERLSFARDLDVLIMILPDTPATDGLVDANLLDALAPGALLINGGRANALDLDAALRAKASGQLKALVLDVFEREPLDDDHPLWKTPGVFITSHTAAPTDIASIARVFLDNLQRYQRGEPLQGVIDFDRGY; from the coding sequence GTGCATGTCGCCGTTGTCAGTAGTCGTGTCGATGCCCTTGAGGAGGTTTTTGCCGGCGCGCTGAAGCCGCATATTCCCGAAGGCGTCACGCTGCGTTTTTATGCGGACAGCGACGCCCTGGATGATTGGGGGCGGGGTGCAGAAATCGCCCTGGGCGCTCCCGATGTGCTGGCTCCGCTCCTGGAGAGAATGCCGCATCTTCGCTGGGTGCAGTCCACCTGGGCGGGGGTCACGCCTTTCTTTGACGTTCCCCGGCGGGATTACCAGCTTACGGGCGTGAAAGACATCTTCGGTGCCAGCATGAGTGAGTATTGCCTGGGTTGGGTGCTGGCTCTGGAGCGCTCCATTCTCAGTCATGCCCAAGCCGTGTCCTGGCAGCCGCGCATCGATCGCGGTCTGTCAGCGCTGCGTGTGGGTATCGCCGGTGTCGGCAGCATCGGCGTGGCGGTAGCGCGGGCGTTTCAACCCTTTGTTCAGGAAATACGCGGACTCAACAGTGATGGGCGGGCGGTTGCGGGCTGTGATCGCTGTTTTGCAACGTCAGAGCGGCTGAGCTTTGCCCGCGATCTGGATGTGCTCATTATGATTCTCCCGGACACCCCCGCCACTGATGGGCTCGTGGATGCGAACTTACTGGATGCCCTGGCACCCGGTGCCCTTTTGATCAATGGCGGCCGCGCCAACGCCCTGGACCTTGATGCCGCATTGCGTGCCAAAGCCTCAGGACAGCTCAAAGCCCTGGTGCTGGATGTCTTCGAGAGGGAACCCCTGGACGATGATCATCCGCTCTGGAAAACCCCCGGTGTTTTCATCACCTCGCACACCGCTGCGCCGACGGACATCGCCAGTATTGCGCGGGTGTTTCTGGATAATCTGCAGCGCTATCAGCGGGGTGAGCCTCTGCAAGGGGTGATCGACTTTGATCGCGGGTATTAG
- the hppD gene encoding 4-hydroxyphenylpyruvate dioxygenase, whose translation MADVFENPMGLDGFEFVEFAALERGVLEPTFEMMGFSLVAKHRTKDVDLWRQGGINFIINYEKYSPAYYYAEEHGPSACGMAFRVRDAAFAYQRALELGAQPIDIPCGPMELKMPAIRGIGGAILYLIDRYEDGTAIYDIDFDYVEGVDRHPEGCGFELIDHLTHNVYRGRMDYWANFYEKLFNFREVRFFDIKGEYSGLKSRAMSAPDGKIRIPLNEEGRAGGEGQIEEFLMKYNGEGIQHIAFACDDLPACWDRLKARGLSFMTPPPDTYYEMLDERLPGHGEPVDELKARGILLDGSTEGEPRLLLQIFSETLVGPIFFEFIQRKEDEGFGEGNFQALFESIERDQMARGALGQNDAA comes from the coding sequence ATGGCAGATGTTTTTGAAAATCCCATGGGCCTTGATGGTTTTGAGTTTGTGGAGTTCGCGGCCCTTGAACGTGGCGTACTGGAGCCCACCTTCGAAATGATGGGCTTTTCGCTGGTTGCCAAGCACCGCACCAAAGATGTGGATCTATGGCGGCAGGGCGGCATCAACTTCATCATCAATTATGAAAAATACTCCCCGGCCTACTACTACGCCGAGGAACACGGTCCCAGCGCCTGTGGCATGGCTTTTCGCGTGCGCGATGCCGCCTTTGCCTATCAGCGCGCGCTGGAGCTGGGTGCTCAGCCCATCGATATTCCCTGCGGACCCATGGAACTGAAGATGCCTGCTATCCGTGGTATCGGCGGCGCCATCCTGTACCTCATCGATCGCTACGAAGACGGCACGGCTATCTACGACATCGACTTCGACTACGTGGAGGGTGTGGACCGTCATCCCGAGGGCTGTGGCTTCGAACTCATCGATCACCTGACGCACAATGTGTACCGCGGTCGCATGGACTACTGGGCCAACTTTTACGAGAAGCTGTTTAATTTCCGTGAAGTGCGGTTCTTCGACATTAAGGGCGAGTACAGCGGCCTGAAATCCCGCGCCATGAGTGCGCCGGATGGCAAGATCCGCATTCCCCTCAATGAGGAAGGGCGCGCCGGTGGCGAGGGCCAGATCGAAGAGTTCCTCATGAAGTACAACGGAGAAGGTATCCAGCACATCGCCTTTGCCTGCGATGACTTGCCCGCCTGTTGGGATCGTCTCAAAGCGCGGGGCCTGTCGTTTATGACGCCACCGCCGGACACCTACTACGAGATGCTGGATGAGCGTCTGCCGGGGCATGGCGAACCCGTGGATGAGCTGAAGGCCCGGGGCATTTTGCTTGATGGCAGCACCGAGGGTGAGCCACGCCTGTTGCTACAGATTTTCTCCGAGACGCTCGTGGGGCCGATTTTCTTTGAGTTTATTCAGCGCAAGGAAGACGAGGGCTTTGGCGAAGGTAACTTCCAGGCGCTCTTTGAGTCTATCGAGCGGGATCAAATGGCCCGGGGTGCGCTGGGACAGAACGACGCAGCCTAG